The genomic interval TGCGCCTCAATACACGCCCGTGGACGATACCCTGATCCCAACTGGTGAAATCAAAGACGTGGAGGGCACCGTGCTTGATTTCCGCAAACCAACCCGCATCGGCAAAGGCATCGAAGAGCTCACCGACACGGCAGCACTGGGCTATGACCACAACTTTGTGTTGGCCGAGATCCCCGAGGGCAAGAGCATGCGGATGGCCGCTCGTTTGGTGGACCCCGATTCGGGGCGAACGCTGACCATCTCCACCGATCAGCCAGGAATCCAGTTCTACTCGGGCAATTTCCTGATGGGACAAACCGGCAAAGATGGCAAAACGTATCCTCACCGCAGCGCCGTGTGCCTGGAAACGCAGCATTATCCTGACAGCATCAACCAGCCAAAGTTTCCCTCCACCGTGCTAAAACCAGGAGAAGAGTTCAAATCGACGACCGTTTTGAATTTTGGCAATTGATTTATTTTTTGTCGGAAACATTTCCAGAAACGCCCCGCTTGGCTAGGTAAGAAGTTGACTTTCATTACCAAGCCACGGGGAGTCTGGGTCGATGTGTCTCAAAAAATCACTGTTTTCACTCGCGTTTTGCGTCCTCTGCCTCACAGCCATCGCCAACGGGCAGTCCACCGAGAGCGGGTTCTATCGTCCGTCGCACCACTGTGACCGACACGCAAATCACGATTGGCGATCTCACGGTCACGCTGTTCGGGTTGTCGGCTATCGATATGCCAGCCCCTATTACGGGTATCGGACCACTGGATTCGAACTGGCGTCGGTGATTCGTGCTCAAGGCGAATTCAATTTGCTGACGGCGCAGGCAAGATCCGAGAATGCCGCTGCGGTCCAACTCGAGCTGCAAAACAGCGTTGATGCTTTGGCCGCCCGATTGGAACGACGACGCATCAACACGGAGTCCCGTTTCGGACACTTGCATGCCGCAGCGGAGGAGCGTCGTTTGGCAAGCGAACTGCGAAAAGCAGAGCAGCCAGTGGCGGTCGCCCCTGCAGACGGCAGCGTTCAGTGGCCGCTGATTCTCGCCACCACTCACTTTGCCAGAGCTCGCAGACCGGTTGATCTGGTTTTTGCTCAGCGAGCCCACGATGGGGCGATCAATCCAGATCACTACCAACCGCTGTGCGACTGGATCGAACAGATTCGCTGCGAACTGAAGGATCACATCCACGAGTATTCCATGGACGACTATGTTCAAGCCCAGTCGTTCCTGCGAAACCTGGTCGATGAAGCGAGGCAGCCGATTTCACCGATGAGCCAGTCCACGCAGTTGGTCAATATCAGCCGCTGAAACGTCCGGTATCCAGCGGATTCCAGGCGATCGCTGGTCGTCGACTTTCTCAGACGCACGTTGACTTTTCGCAACAGACGATGCACCCGGGCACCGTGTCCCATTTCAAAAAGAGCCGAATTGACGAAAAAAAAGCGTGTTCGTGTGATTGGCACTCGGATTGCGATGTTCGCGTCGGATGCCAACCAAAAAACATCATCACGGATTCAACGCACCTCTGGTGACTGTGTCCTGCAGCCTGATCTTACTGGGTTCTGTCTCAGCGAATTTTGCCGTGGACACGGACCGGTCATCGGTCAGCAGTAGCGTTCAACTCGCTTCGGCAGAAGCGACCGAGCAGTTGCCGGCAGGCGAAATCCCCTCAGGTTGGCGTCGGACGGCACATGGCTGGGAGGATGCTTCGAAATGGCGAGTCCCAGCAGGCGGCAGGCAGCAGAGTCTGGACGAATGGATCTCAGCAACACAAAAGCAAGAAATCCCGTGGACCCGGGCGTTGTTTTCCCGCTTGCGGCGAATTCCTCCCTTGATGATCGCAACGATTCAGATCTCGCTCGTTGCCGTGATTTATCGCATCTCTCTGGGCTCCAAGTGGAATCAGGAATCAGCGACGTCGTGACGTTGAATCGGTGATCCGTTAGAGTGCTGCCAGAATCATCTCAAGGAGTTCGAGCCAGCAGCCGGGTTCCTTGGATTCACTTGGACGTTGAACGAAACATCACGACGGTGGGATTTGAATCGAATGTTACATGCAGTGATCATGGCTGGTGGCAGCGGGACGAGGTTTTGGCCGGCGAGTCGAAATGCTTTGCCGAAGCAACTGCTTGCCTTGTCGGGTGAGCGTACGATGATCCAGGCAACCAGCGACCGCTTGGAGGGACTGGTTCCCGCCGAGCGACGGATGGTGTTGACCAATCAGGCATTGGTCTCAGCGGTGCTGGAACAACTGCCTGAGTTCCCCAACCAGAATGTTGTCGGAGAGCCATGCAAACGTGACACCGCACCATGCGTGGGTCTGGCAGCGGCCATGATTGCGAGAAAGGATCCCGAGGGCATCATGGCCGTGATGCCCTCGGATCACGTGATCGGAACTCCCGATCGATTTCGTGACGCTATTCGAGCGGGTGAAAAACTGGTGCAGGAAGATGCCAGTCGCATCGTGACCTTTGGGATCAAGCCGTCCTATCCGGCCGAGTCGTTCGGCTACATCGAGCGTGCCGAGCCATTGCAAGCCGCTGGCGTGGCAGCCTTTCAGGTCGCGAGATTTCGAGAAAAACCCGATCGTTTGACCGCTCAGCAGTACCTTTCCAGCGGCAGTTTTTACTGGAACAGTGGCATCTTTCTCTGGAGAGCCTCGACCATCTTGGACGCGTTGAAGTCCCATCAGTTGGAGATGTACGAGCACCTGGATCGCATTGCCCAAGCAATGGAAACGGACAAGTTCCAAGAGACGTTGGCGGTTGAGTTTGCGGCGATCAAGGGAACATCCATCGACTACGCCGTCATGGAAAGTTACCCCAATGTCGCCGTGATCGAAGCTCCCTTTGAATGGGACGATGTGGGCAGTTGGCAGGCCTTGGAGCGTCTCAATCCATCGGATGAACATGGAAACACCGTTGTGGGTT from Stieleria varia carries:
- a CDS encoding mannose-1-phosphate guanylyltransferase, which gives rise to MLHAVIMAGGSGTRFWPASRNALPKQLLALSGERTMIQATSDRLEGLVPAERRMVLTNQALVSAVLEQLPEFPNQNVVGEPCKRDTAPCVGLAAAMIARKDPEGIMAVMPSDHVIGTPDRFRDAIRAGEKLVQEDASRIVTFGIKPSYPAESFGYIERAEPLQAAGVAAFQVARFREKPDRLTAQQYLSSGSFYWNSGIFLWRASTILDALKSHQLEMYEHLDRIAQAMETDKFQETLAVEFAAIKGTSIDYAVMESYPNVAVIEAPFEWDDVGSWQALERLNPSDEHGNTVVGSHYAIDTKGSIIFGQPGHAIVTIGIEDMIVVQTPDATLVAPKSAEERVREAVRLLLESNRNDCL